In Candidatus Korarchaeum sp., a single genomic region encodes these proteins:
- a CDS encoding CPBP family intramembrane metalloprotease: protein MRYSPPQFIFSSIIFSLIHSQNPGFGLMPFIGILSAGIFLCLLRVSFGLLPAISFHFCWNIFLEHLWGFPTSGIIGSSIFSSELRGDPIITGGSFGPEGSIIALIEFSVGSAVLYMLRRV, encoded by the coding sequence CTGAGGTACTCCCCGCCTCAATTCATATTCTCATCTATCATCTTCTCACTCATACATTCTCAGAACCCGGGGTTCGGCCTCATGCCTTTCATAGGGATACTCTCAGCAGGCATCTTCCTATGCCTCCTCAGAGTAAGCTTCGGCTTATTACCAGCTATATCCTTCCATTTCTGCTGGAACATATTCCTGGAGCATCTATGGGGTTTCCCGACTAGCGGGATAATTGGGAGTAGCATCTTCTCCTCCGAACTCAGGGGAGATCCTATAATCACTGGAGGATCCTTCGGTCCTGAGGGGTCAATCATAGCTTTGATCGAGTTCTCAGTGGGTTCAGCTGTCCTATATATGCTGAGGAGAGTTTAG
- a CDS encoding metal-sulfur cluster assembly factor produces MSSDDIRAKVIGVLKFITDPEIPINIVDLGLIREMKVEDGKVNIKMVMTAPGCPYSMTLLRIVEESIKQAIPEVEEVKVELINYPPWTPADM; encoded by the coding sequence ATGAGCTCCGATGATATCAGAGCTAAGGTTATAGGGGTACTCAAGTTCATAACTGATCCGGAGATCCCGATAAACATAGTGGATCTGGGCTTAATAAGAGAGATGAAAGTGGAGGATGGTAAAGTCAACATCAAGATGGTCATGACCGCTCCAGGTTGCCCCTACTCCATGACTCTGCTTCGAATAGTTGAGGAAAGCATTAAGCAAGCGATCCCGGAGGTGGAGGAAGTTAAGGTTGAGCTGATAAATTATCCACCTTGGACTCCAGCCGATATGA